GAGTCCAGCGCGGCGGCGAGCCTGGGCCAGACGTACATGTCGACGAGCCAGCCGTCGCCTTCCGGGCGCGCGATGATCTGCACGTAGCCACAGCACAGCCTACCGCAGTCCTCCCCTGTGGGCATCGTTAGCGCGGCACGCCCGAAGCCGAAATCGGTGTCCAAACTGAACGTCGCGAACGACGTCACGGCTAGCACGGGGCTACCCAGCCCGACGGTGGCCGTCTCGACGTACTTGGTAGCCCTGTGCTCCTCCACCCAGTCCACCAGCTGCTGGTAGTGCTCGTCCGTGGCCGTGGACCAGATCGTCTCGCGCACCGTCGACGCGATGTCTTGGAGCGACCGCCGGCGGGTGTCCTCCACGCCTGCCTCGGCCACCGCGAAGGTGGTGACGTTGCCGACGTAGTCGCGCATCGCCGCCTTGTACCTCGGCGCGGCGAGACGGCGCCGCCCGTTCACCCACCAGCCCATGCGGCAGCTCTCGTCGGACGCGCCCACGACGGCTGCGAAGGCCTTCCACAGGTACGCGGACAGCGCCTCGAGGCGGGTGGCCACCACACCGTCCTGGCTCGCCTGAGCGCGCAGCGTCTCGAGGTCTCGCGCCTCGACGTAGTACGTGCGCCCGACGAAGGAGCACTGGGTGGTCAGGGCGTTGACGAGGTGCGCGCCCTCCAGCGGCGTGAACTGCTCGCCGAACGAGGGGCTGTAGGACGGCGTGGCGCGTGGGCGGAACACGGAGCGGTCGTGGTTCGGGGCGGCGGAGATCGCCCCGGAGCGCGCAAGCTCGGACCACGCGGTGGCGATCATGCACAGCGAGTACCCGTCGATGAGCACGTGGTTGCTGGCCCACGCCACGGCGAACCCGCCGCAGGCGAACGACACCAGCTGCACCGAGAGCGCGACGCCGGCGTCGTACTTGACGGGGATGCCGACCTCGGCCAGCGACGCGCCCAGTTGGCCGTAGTCCAGGCTCGCCAGGGCCACGCCGGCCTCGGCGAGGACGAGCTCCGCGCCCTGGTTATCGCAGTGCAGCATCTCCCGGCGCCCGGACCGCGGGTCCACGACGATGCGGCCGGTTAGGGGGAGGAAGTGGTCGAGCAGGGACGGCAGCTTGGCCTCGAAGGCCGCGACGACTTCGCGGAAGCCGCCGCCGGAGGAGGGGCTCCGGTAGGCGCAAAGGAGCGAGACGGGGATGCTCTGGGGCAGCAGATCCAGGTTGGAGACGGTGAGGACGCGCGGTGGTGCGGATGCGGGGGAGGAGCCTAACGCCTTCACGGTGCTCCGGCTCAAGACACGGACGCGCGAGTTGCTTGCCATTATCTCCCTTCTCTGCCGTCTGAGATTTGACCGTCGGTTATGGCTATCAGCTTTTGTAACAAATGAGAATCTGTCACCTATTTGTATacgagtaatgctacacgtacaaacgaGTTACAAGAATTTACAAAAAGGGTTAATTTGATTGGTCAATAGGTGGGAGGCGGCCCatccccctgaaaatcagggggtgCAAGTTTGTGACTGGTTAGTAGATGGAAAAAAATCCTAGTCAGCGTGTAATTACGTGTAACTCTTTCTATGTTTAACATTAATGATCCTTCAACTATAAAACCAGCAAAACTTAGTCCCTCAACTTATGAAACCGGATAACTTTAGTCGTTTAACTTCTTAAACCGGATAACTTTAGTCCCCGTACCACATCATACGGTTTTGTCTGACGTGGACATGGTTTTTGTCCAAAACTTGACCTGTCACCCAAGATCACAGAGGTGTTTCGAACTCCAGACGTGGCGTCAGTTGCACACTCAAGCTAACCAAC
Above is a window of Triticum aestivum cultivar Chinese Spring chromosome 6B, IWGSC CS RefSeq v2.1, whole genome shotgun sequence DNA encoding:
- the LOC123133347 gene encoding coniferyl alcohol acyltransferase-like; the encoded protein is MLHCDNQGAELVLAEAGVALASLDYGQLGASLAEVGIPVKYDAGVALSVQLVSFACGGFAVAWASNHVLIDGYSLCMIATAWSELARSGAISAAPNHDRSVFRPRATPSYSPSFGEQFTPLEGAHLVNALTTQCSFVGRTYYVEARDLETLRAQASQDGVVATRLEALSAYLWKAFAAVVGASDESCRMGWWVNGRRRLAAPRYKAAMRDYVGNVTTFAVAEAGVEDTRRRSLQDIASTVRETIWSTATDEHYQQLVDWVEEHRATKTGTHGGIGPGLAVRHAPSPSSPPLITRTDLIAGTTVVSLLFLSSF